In one window of Caballeronia sp. TF1N1 DNA:
- a CDS encoding ABC transporter permease — translation MSRRTRLAAIVRRTAWQAVPTMLAIVILNFFLLKLMPGDAADVIAGESGSATTESLQALRAKFGLDQTVLHQLWSYLSHLAHGSLGFSPRYDAPVMQLILSRLPNTLILMGAALGIAIVAGIVLGAVMAHWAGKWPDRVLSVLALLLYSTPGFWIGLLAIVLFSVHLGWLPSGGDVTVGANLHGFAYLADIGKHVLLPAVTLATFFVAIYARLTRAAMLEVQRQDFVRTAHAKGLHPLRVTVRHVLRNALMPLTTMVGIHFGTLLGGAAVTETVFSWPGLGRLALDAVMARDFSVLLGVLLLSSLLVIVANVVVDLLQAWLDPRIA, via the coding sequence ATCGTGATCCTCAACTTCTTCCTGCTGAAGCTCATGCCGGGCGATGCCGCCGATGTCATCGCGGGAGAGTCCGGCTCGGCTACGACGGAGAGCTTGCAGGCATTGCGCGCGAAGTTCGGTCTCGATCAGACGGTGCTCCATCAGCTGTGGTCTTATCTCTCGCATCTCGCGCACGGCAGTCTTGGTTTCTCGCCGCGTTACGACGCGCCCGTCATGCAGCTGATCCTTTCGCGGTTGCCCAATACACTCATTCTGATGGGCGCGGCACTTGGCATTGCAATCGTGGCGGGCATCGTACTCGGCGCGGTCATGGCGCATTGGGCCGGCAAGTGGCCGGACCGTGTGCTGTCCGTGCTTGCGTTGTTGCTCTATTCGACGCCGGGCTTCTGGATCGGGCTTCTCGCCATCGTGCTGTTCTCGGTGCATCTCGGCTGGCTGCCGAGCGGCGGCGACGTGACGGTTGGCGCGAACCTGCATGGCTTCGCTTATCTGGCCGATATCGGCAAGCACGTGCTGTTGCCCGCGGTCACGCTCGCCACGTTCTTCGTCGCGATCTATGCGCGTCTCACGCGCGCCGCCATGCTCGAAGTGCAGCGGCAGGACTTCGTGCGCACGGCGCATGCAAAAGGATTGCATCCGTTGCGCGTCACCGTGCGGCATGTGCTGCGCAATGCGCTGATGCCGCTCACGACGATGGTCGGCATTCACTTCGGTACCTTGCTCGGCGGCGCGGCCGTGACCGAGACCGTGTTCAGTTGGCCAGGGCTTGGCCGCCTCGCGCTCGATGCCGTCATGGCGCGCGACTTCAGCGTTCTGCTCGGCGTGCTGCTGCTTTCGTCGCTGCTCGTGATCGTGGCAAACGTAGTGGTCGATCTGTTGCAGGCATGGCTCGATCCGCGTATAGCCTGA
- a CDS encoding ABC transporter permease, which translates to MASDSPELVSSHASPWRRQLAGALFGTRRGGGAPTARARRGAWHALLRNPSALAGLVLLAAFIVLALSAPHFFPGDPLDMVALPFEWPGADPMYRLGTDSLGRDVAAGVAHGTRVSLLIGASAAAIGLLIGTLVGAIGGFFGGLVDDLLVRITELFQTVPSFLLVIVIVAIGRPSVTIIALAIGIASWPTVARIVRAEFRALRQSDFVLAARSQGFSNARIIFGEILPNALPPVIVTASVMVASAILIESSLSFLGMGDPNVVTWGGMIGAGRDSLRTAWYLTAIPGAAIVLAVLALNLLGDGLNDALNPRMRERP; encoded by the coding sequence ATGGCTTCCGATTCCCCCGAACTCGTTTCATCCCATGCCTCGCCCTGGCGACGTCAGCTCGCGGGCGCGTTGTTCGGCACCCGCCGTGGTGGAGGCGCACCCACGGCCCGCGCGCGGCGTGGCGCATGGCACGCGTTATTGCGCAACCCTTCGGCGCTTGCGGGACTCGTGTTGCTCGCGGCGTTCATCGTGCTTGCGTTGAGCGCGCCGCACTTCTTTCCGGGCGATCCGCTCGACATGGTTGCGCTTCCATTCGAATGGCCTGGCGCCGATCCGATGTATCGCCTCGGCACCGATTCGCTTGGCCGAGATGTCGCCGCGGGCGTAGCCCACGGCACGCGCGTGTCGCTACTGATCGGCGCATCGGCGGCTGCGATCGGCTTGTTGATCGGCACGCTCGTGGGCGCTATCGGCGGCTTCTTCGGCGGCCTCGTCGATGATCTGCTCGTGCGTATCACCGAACTCTTTCAGACCGTGCCGTCGTTCCTGCTCGTGATCGTGATAGTCGCTATAGGACGGCCCAGCGTGACGATCATTGCGCTTGCCATCGGCATTGCTTCGTGGCCCACGGTCGCGCGAATCGTGCGTGCCGAGTTCCGCGCCTTGCGTCAGTCGGACTTCGTGCTTGCGGCGCGCAGCCAGGGCTTCAGCAACGCGCGCATCATCTTCGGCGAGATTCTGCCGAACGCGTTGCCGCCGGTGATCGTCACTGCATCCGTGATGGTGGCGAGCGCCATCCTGATCGAATCGTCGCTTTCGTTTCTCGGCATGGGCGACCCAAACGTCGTCACGTGGGGCGGCATGATCGGCGCGGGACGCGATTCGCTGCGTACCGCGTGGTATCTGACGGCGATACCGGGCGCGGCCATCGTGCTCGCCGTGCTCGCATTGAACCTGCTCGGCGACGGTCTCAACGACGCACTCAACCCGCGCATGCGCGAACGACCATGA